A genomic segment from Bombus huntii isolate Logan2020A chromosome 13, iyBomHunt1.1, whole genome shotgun sequence encodes:
- the LOC126872465 gene encoding carcinine transporter isoform X2, with protein sequence MEDLDENQTSESANTKTTGNANDEEDNETYSQCTRYDIDWTAENISVVTAASYVPNASWPIVPCDHGWEYETSEVKSSIVIDFDLVCDHAIYPTIGLVALNTGGPIGVYLFGTLNDRIGRRLSFFTCLATLITGGFLTSMSNSFWTWAATRVVVGLTIPAIYQIPFIISLELVGPNYRSFVTVMTCSFYTMGLCMLAGVTYLIRDWRTLAITTSAPFLLYFLYWWLLPESPRWLLAKSRLVEANEVLERLAKVNGKELPASFSQKLRQRMMMSRSKSEEERLRKGPGVLSLFKTPNMRLKTCLITLNWFANNMVYVGLSYYGPALGNEEHLSFFFSSLAEIPSYMACWVVMDRWGRRWPLCLSMVLAGVSCIATVLLSSDAVVTTLILFLLSKSAISASFLIIYPFAGELYPTQLRGVAIGFSAYISGLGLIIIPFVTYLGKENLVLPLVILGVVSVIGGLSGLRLPETLHHRLPQTVEEGELFGKDWTCADCFRCVPTKPSSAAASYEDLSLRETVEMHEVPEASIPQRLLEDQQRPSSASVRRLVRQSSVMDTQRDSDGSIKMTYWF encoded by the exons ATGGAAGACTTGGATGAAAATCAAACGTCCGAATCAGCGAACACCAAGACGACTGGAAACGCGAACGATGAA GAGGACAATGAAACGTACAGTCAATGCACACGATACGATATCGATTGGACAGCGGAAAATATTTCTGTCGTGACAGCGGCTTCGTACGTGCCAAATGCATCGTGGCCCATTGTTCCATGCGATCATGGTTGGGAGTATGAAACTTCAGAAGTGAAATCTTCCATCGTTATCGAT TTCGATCTCGTGTGCGATCATGCGATTTATCCGACAATTGGATTGGTCGCTCTAAACACGGGAGGACCAATTGGAGTGTACCTTTTCGGCACGCTAAACGATAG AATTGGTAGAAGATTGTCTTTCTTCACGTGTCTGGCGACTTTAATAACCGGTGGATTTTTAACGTCGATGTCGAACAGCTTTTGGACCTGGGCTGCCACCAGGGTGGTCGTTGGTTTAACCATTCCTGCTATTTATCAGATACCTTTTATCATAT CTTTGGAACTGGTTGGACCAAATTATCGATCATTCGTGACAGTGATGACGTGCAGCTTCTATACAATGGGATTGTGTATGTTGGCTGGTGTGACCTATTTGATAAGAGATTGGAGAACGCTTGCCATAACCACGAGCGCACCctttcttttgtatttcttaTACTGGTG GTTGCTGCCAGAATCACCGAGATGGTTATTGGCGAAAAGTCGATTAGTTGAAGCTAACGAAGTCTTGGAACGATTAGCCAAAGTAAATGGGAAAGAGTTACCTGCTTCTTTCTCGCAAAAACTACGTCAGCGAATGATGATGTCACGGTCCAAAAGTGAAGAGGAGAGATTACGTAAAGGGCCCGGTGTATTGTCTCTCTTCAAAACACCAAATATGCGGTTGAAGACGTGTCTTATCACTCTAAATTG GTTTGCCAATAATATGGTATACGTCGGATTATCGTATTACGGGCCAGCGTTGGGTAACGAGGAACACTTGAGCTTTTTCTTCTCGTCTCTGGCTGAGATTCCAAGCTACATGGCCTGCTGGGTGGTAATGGATCGATGGGGTCGTCGATGGCCTCTTTGCTTGTCCATGGTACTCGCTGGTGTATCGTGTATTGCCACGGTTCTTTTGTCATCTG ATGCTGTTGTGACGACGCTAATACTATTCCTCTTATCAAAATCCGCAATATCAGcctcttttttaattatatatccGTTCGCCGGTGAACTTTACCCTACACAACTACGCGGCGTAGCGATCGGTTTCTCCGCCTACATCAGTGGTCTCGGCCTTATAATCATTCCTTTTGTTACTTATCTT GGCAAGGAGAACTTAGTACTACCCCTCGTGATTCTTGGCGTCGTATCTGTAATCGGCGGACTGTCTGGCTTGCGTTTGCCGGAGACGCTGCATCATCGATTACCACAGACTGTGGAGGAAGGGGAACTGTTTGGGAAGGATTGGACTTGTGCCGACTGTTTTCGTTGCGTCCCGACCAA ACCTTCATCGGCTGCTGCTTCTTACGAAGATTTATCGCTCAGGGAGACAGTGGAGATGCACGAAGTACCTGAGGCATCGATTCCTCAGAGACTGTTAGAGGATCAACAAAGGCCCAGCAGTGCGAGCGTACGTCGGCTGGTTCGACAATCCAGCGTGATGGACACGCAACGGGACTCCGATGGATCCATTAAGATGACTTACTGGTTTTAG
- the LOC126872465 gene encoding carcinine transporter isoform X1, whose protein sequence is MEDLDENQTSESANTKTTGNANDEDGFDLDDLLPIVGEFGRYQKQLLWLVCLPACLPCGFCAFNQLFMSDTPPHWCKVPGLETLDVSRRKRLAIPISQEDNETYSQCTRYDIDWTAENISVVTAASYVPNASWPIVPCDHGWEYETSEVKSSIVIDFDLVCDHAIYPTIGLVALNTGGPIGVYLFGTLNDRIGRRLSFFTCLATLITGGFLTSMSNSFWTWAATRVVVGLTIPAIYQIPFIISLELVGPNYRSFVTVMTCSFYTMGLCMLAGVTYLIRDWRTLAITTSAPFLLYFLYWWLLPESPRWLLAKSRLVEANEVLERLAKVNGKELPASFSQKLRQRMMMSRSKSEEERLRKGPGVLSLFKTPNMRLKTCLITLNWFANNMVYVGLSYYGPALGNEEHLSFFFSSLAEIPSYMACWVVMDRWGRRWPLCLSMVLAGVSCIATVLLSSDAVVTTLILFLLSKSAISASFLIIYPFAGELYPTQLRGVAIGFSAYISGLGLIIIPFVTYLGKENLVLPLVILGVVSVIGGLSGLRLPETLHHRLPQTVEEGELFGKDWTCADCFRCVPTKPSSAAASYEDLSLRETVEMHEVPEASIPQRLLEDQQRPSSASVRRLVRQSSVMDTQRDSDGSIKMTYWF, encoded by the exons ATGGAAGACTTGGATGAAAATCAAACGTCCGAATCAGCGAACACCAAGACGACTGGAAACGCGAACGATGAA GATGGCTTTGATCTCGACGATCTTCTACCGATCGTTGGCGAATTCGGTCGTTATCAGAAGCAACTTCTCTGGCTCGTGTGTCTTCCGGCGTGTCTTCCGTGTGGCTTTTGCGCCTTCAATCAACTCTTCATGTCCGACACGCCACCCCACTGGTGCAAAGTACCGGGGTTGGAGACTCTGGATGTCTCCCGGAGAAAGAGACTCGCGATTCCAATTAGTCAG GAGGACAATGAAACGTACAGTCAATGCACACGATACGATATCGATTGGACAGCGGAAAATATTTCTGTCGTGACAGCGGCTTCGTACGTGCCAAATGCATCGTGGCCCATTGTTCCATGCGATCATGGTTGGGAGTATGAAACTTCAGAAGTGAAATCTTCCATCGTTATCGAT TTCGATCTCGTGTGCGATCATGCGATTTATCCGACAATTGGATTGGTCGCTCTAAACACGGGAGGACCAATTGGAGTGTACCTTTTCGGCACGCTAAACGATAG AATTGGTAGAAGATTGTCTTTCTTCACGTGTCTGGCGACTTTAATAACCGGTGGATTTTTAACGTCGATGTCGAACAGCTTTTGGACCTGGGCTGCCACCAGGGTGGTCGTTGGTTTAACCATTCCTGCTATTTATCAGATACCTTTTATCATAT CTTTGGAACTGGTTGGACCAAATTATCGATCATTCGTGACAGTGATGACGTGCAGCTTCTATACAATGGGATTGTGTATGTTGGCTGGTGTGACCTATTTGATAAGAGATTGGAGAACGCTTGCCATAACCACGAGCGCACCctttcttttgtatttcttaTACTGGTG GTTGCTGCCAGAATCACCGAGATGGTTATTGGCGAAAAGTCGATTAGTTGAAGCTAACGAAGTCTTGGAACGATTAGCCAAAGTAAATGGGAAAGAGTTACCTGCTTCTTTCTCGCAAAAACTACGTCAGCGAATGATGATGTCACGGTCCAAAAGTGAAGAGGAGAGATTACGTAAAGGGCCCGGTGTATTGTCTCTCTTCAAAACACCAAATATGCGGTTGAAGACGTGTCTTATCACTCTAAATTG GTTTGCCAATAATATGGTATACGTCGGATTATCGTATTACGGGCCAGCGTTGGGTAACGAGGAACACTTGAGCTTTTTCTTCTCGTCTCTGGCTGAGATTCCAAGCTACATGGCCTGCTGGGTGGTAATGGATCGATGGGGTCGTCGATGGCCTCTTTGCTTGTCCATGGTACTCGCTGGTGTATCGTGTATTGCCACGGTTCTTTTGTCATCTG ATGCTGTTGTGACGACGCTAATACTATTCCTCTTATCAAAATCCGCAATATCAGcctcttttttaattatatatccGTTCGCCGGTGAACTTTACCCTACACAACTACGCGGCGTAGCGATCGGTTTCTCCGCCTACATCAGTGGTCTCGGCCTTATAATCATTCCTTTTGTTACTTATCTT GGCAAGGAGAACTTAGTACTACCCCTCGTGATTCTTGGCGTCGTATCTGTAATCGGCGGACTGTCTGGCTTGCGTTTGCCGGAGACGCTGCATCATCGATTACCACAGACTGTGGAGGAAGGGGAACTGTTTGGGAAGGATTGGACTTGTGCCGACTGTTTTCGTTGCGTCCCGACCAA ACCTTCATCGGCTGCTGCTTCTTACGAAGATTTATCGCTCAGGGAGACAGTGGAGATGCACGAAGTACCTGAGGCATCGATTCCTCAGAGACTGTTAGAGGATCAACAAAGGCCCAGCAGTGCGAGCGTACGTCGGCTGGTTCGACAATCCAGCGTGATGGACACGCAACGGGACTCCGATGGATCCATTAAGATGACTTACTGGTTTTAG
- the LOC126872467 gene encoding uncharacterized protein LOC126872467 isoform X3, whose product MKTQPFHFEVLVVLLLSVIPWPGPSVFKISCPRDRASVVRRIVQKRWMPILKRHQVELPLECPFHESRDIFRPQQKAKHQHRPSQWTCGLCGKSFYAEKHLDAHFDNRHKSNVNTAEDAVCLADYCDIMRCDVLGNRDFENSLVDDETGHHSTDIQVWKENTEQRHTSVMPCESRGSFSGTYPVEKACTIPGGGAVTNIQQYCHREDSGALENHRLPGTAYHVEIAGPDNRSNACDNGEEDEDEEDEDDEENLVEAALPAVDKKRRKGLHLRKLKANCKPEELQKLKLQCEVLIRDCIAGLLTNLSVRDFQEMEGELNRAICWYLSCDRYWEDTKKQQRHTPWYLLSIFLLVLSLSIYACYYIIWVLFNSAEEDRLDGTGSLDGDLTATSSLHDQSGPGDSRTSGRRKGEPGDDNLPSNEEMPDHYIYVTYPPELKQRLLDSCYNRTTRL is encoded by the exons ATGAAGACCCAACCTTTTCATTTCGAG GTCTTGGTAGTGTTACTCTTATCCGTAATCCCCTGGCCAGGACCCAGCGTGTTTAAAATATCATGCCCCCGCGATCGGGCGTCCGTGGTGAGGAGGATAGTTCAGAAG AGATGGATGCCAATTCTGAAGAGACATCAAGTAGAGCTGCCTCTGGAGTGCCCGTTCCACGAAAGTCGAGATATTTTTCGACCACAGCAAAAGGCGAAACACCAACACAGACCGTCACAATGGACCTGCGGTCTGTGTGGCAAATCCTTCTACGCAGAGAAACACTTGGATGCCCACTTCGATAACAGACACAAAAGCAATGTTAACACG GCGGAAGACGCGGTGTGCCTCGCGGATTACTGCGACATCATGAGATGCGACGTGCTTGGAAACCGTGATTTCGAAAATTCCCTGGTGGACGACGAGACTGGCCACCACAGCACGGATATACAAGTCTGGAAAGAGAACACGGAGCAACGTCACACATCTGTGATGCCTTGTGAGTCGCGAGGCAGTTTCTCGGGGACGTATCCGGTGGAGAAAGCCTGCACTATTCCCGGTGGCGGAGCTGTCACCAACATTCAGCAATACTGTCATCGAGAGGACAGCGGGGCTTTAGAGAATCATCGTTTGCCAGGAACTGCATACCACGTCGAAATCGCTGGTCCGGATAACAGGAGTAACGCCTGCGACAACGGCGAAGAggacgaagacgaagaagacgaGGACGACGAAGAGAATCTCGTGGAAGCGGCGTTGCCAGCCGTCGACAAGAAAAGACGTAAGGGGTTGCACCTGAGGAAGTTGAAGGCCAACTGCAAGCCGGAGGAGCTGCAGAAGCTGAAGTTGCAATGCGAA GTACTGATCCGCGATTGCATCGCTGGACTCTTGACGAATCTTTCGGTACGAGATTTCCAGGAAATGGAAG GAGAGTTGAATCGCGCGATATGCTGGTACCTTAGCTGCGACAGGTATTGGGAAGACACGAAAAAGCAACAGAGGCACACACCTTGGTACCTGTTAAGCATTTTTCTGCTCGTTCTGTCTTTGTCCATTTACGCGTGCTACTACATTATTTGGGTGCTGTTCAA TTCAGCAGAAGAAGACAGGTTGGATGGAACGGGAAGCTTAGATGGAGATCTAACGGCTACGTCCTCGTTACACGATCAGAGTGGTCCTGGCGACAGTAGAACCAGTGGCAGAAGAAAAGGTGAGCCAGGGGACGATAACCTGCCTTCGAACGAAGAAATGCCCGATCATTATATATACGTAACCTATCCACCCGAGCTAAAGCAGCGATTACTGGACAG CTGCTACAATAGAACCACTCGACTATAA
- the LOC126872467 gene encoding uncharacterized protein LOC126872467 isoform X1: MKTQPFHFEVLVVLLLSVIPWPGPSVFKISCPRDRASVVRRIVQKRWMPILKRHQVELPLECPFHESRDIFRPQQKAKHQHRPSQWTCGLCGKSFYAEKHLDAHFDNRHKSNVNTAEDAVCLADYCDIMRCDVLGNRDFENSLVDDETGHHSTDIQVWKENTEQRHTSVMPCESRGSFSGTYPVEKACTIPGGGAVTNIQQYCHREDSGALENHRLPGTAYHVEIAGPDNRSNACDNGEEDEDEEDEDDEENLVEAALPAVDKKRRKGLHLRKLKANCKPEELQKLKLQCEVLIRDCIAGLLTNLSVRDFQEMEGELNRAICWYLSCDRYWEDTKKQQRHTPWYLLSIFLLVLSLSIYACYYIIWVLFNSAEEDRLDGTGSLDGDLTATSSLHDQSGPGDSRTSGRRKGEPGDDNLPSNEEMPDHYIYVTYPPELKQRLLDSDLPGCSCYNRTTRL, from the exons ATGAAGACCCAACCTTTTCATTTCGAG GTCTTGGTAGTGTTACTCTTATCCGTAATCCCCTGGCCAGGACCCAGCGTGTTTAAAATATCATGCCCCCGCGATCGGGCGTCCGTGGTGAGGAGGATAGTTCAGAAG AGATGGATGCCAATTCTGAAGAGACATCAAGTAGAGCTGCCTCTGGAGTGCCCGTTCCACGAAAGTCGAGATATTTTTCGACCACAGCAAAAGGCGAAACACCAACACAGACCGTCACAATGGACCTGCGGTCTGTGTGGCAAATCCTTCTACGCAGAGAAACACTTGGATGCCCACTTCGATAACAGACACAAAAGCAATGTTAACACG GCGGAAGACGCGGTGTGCCTCGCGGATTACTGCGACATCATGAGATGCGACGTGCTTGGAAACCGTGATTTCGAAAATTCCCTGGTGGACGACGAGACTGGCCACCACAGCACGGATATACAAGTCTGGAAAGAGAACACGGAGCAACGTCACACATCTGTGATGCCTTGTGAGTCGCGAGGCAGTTTCTCGGGGACGTATCCGGTGGAGAAAGCCTGCACTATTCCCGGTGGCGGAGCTGTCACCAACATTCAGCAATACTGTCATCGAGAGGACAGCGGGGCTTTAGAGAATCATCGTTTGCCAGGAACTGCATACCACGTCGAAATCGCTGGTCCGGATAACAGGAGTAACGCCTGCGACAACGGCGAAGAggacgaagacgaagaagacgaGGACGACGAAGAGAATCTCGTGGAAGCGGCGTTGCCAGCCGTCGACAAGAAAAGACGTAAGGGGTTGCACCTGAGGAAGTTGAAGGCCAACTGCAAGCCGGAGGAGCTGCAGAAGCTGAAGTTGCAATGCGAA GTACTGATCCGCGATTGCATCGCTGGACTCTTGACGAATCTTTCGGTACGAGATTTCCAGGAAATGGAAG GAGAGTTGAATCGCGCGATATGCTGGTACCTTAGCTGCGACAGGTATTGGGAAGACACGAAAAAGCAACAGAGGCACACACCTTGGTACCTGTTAAGCATTTTTCTGCTCGTTCTGTCTTTGTCCATTTACGCGTGCTACTACATTATTTGGGTGCTGTTCAA TTCAGCAGAAGAAGACAGGTTGGATGGAACGGGAAGCTTAGATGGAGATCTAACGGCTACGTCCTCGTTACACGATCAGAGTGGTCCTGGCGACAGTAGAACCAGTGGCAGAAGAAAAGGTGAGCCAGGGGACGATAACCTGCCTTCGAACGAAGAAATGCCCGATCATTATATATACGTAACCTATCCACCCGAGCTAAAGCAGCGATTACTGGACAG TGATCTTCCTGGTTGCAGCTGCTACAATAGAACCACTCGACTATAA
- the LOC126872467 gene encoding uncharacterized protein LOC126872467 isoform X2, whose translation MITNEIRVLVVLLLSVIPWPGPSVFKISCPRDRASVVRRIVQKRWMPILKRHQVELPLECPFHESRDIFRPQQKAKHQHRPSQWTCGLCGKSFYAEKHLDAHFDNRHKSNVNTAEDAVCLADYCDIMRCDVLGNRDFENSLVDDETGHHSTDIQVWKENTEQRHTSVMPCESRGSFSGTYPVEKACTIPGGGAVTNIQQYCHREDSGALENHRLPGTAYHVEIAGPDNRSNACDNGEEDEDEEDEDDEENLVEAALPAVDKKRRKGLHLRKLKANCKPEELQKLKLQCEVLIRDCIAGLLTNLSVRDFQEMEGELNRAICWYLSCDRYWEDTKKQQRHTPWYLLSIFLLVLSLSIYACYYIIWVLFNSAEEDRLDGTGSLDGDLTATSSLHDQSGPGDSRTSGRRKGEPGDDNLPSNEEMPDHYIYVTYPPELKQRLLDSDLPGCSCYNRTTRL comes from the exons ATGATAACTAATGAGATCAGA GTCTTGGTAGTGTTACTCTTATCCGTAATCCCCTGGCCAGGACCCAGCGTGTTTAAAATATCATGCCCCCGCGATCGGGCGTCCGTGGTGAGGAGGATAGTTCAGAAG AGATGGATGCCAATTCTGAAGAGACATCAAGTAGAGCTGCCTCTGGAGTGCCCGTTCCACGAAAGTCGAGATATTTTTCGACCACAGCAAAAGGCGAAACACCAACACAGACCGTCACAATGGACCTGCGGTCTGTGTGGCAAATCCTTCTACGCAGAGAAACACTTGGATGCCCACTTCGATAACAGACACAAAAGCAATGTTAACACG GCGGAAGACGCGGTGTGCCTCGCGGATTACTGCGACATCATGAGATGCGACGTGCTTGGAAACCGTGATTTCGAAAATTCCCTGGTGGACGACGAGACTGGCCACCACAGCACGGATATACAAGTCTGGAAAGAGAACACGGAGCAACGTCACACATCTGTGATGCCTTGTGAGTCGCGAGGCAGTTTCTCGGGGACGTATCCGGTGGAGAAAGCCTGCACTATTCCCGGTGGCGGAGCTGTCACCAACATTCAGCAATACTGTCATCGAGAGGACAGCGGGGCTTTAGAGAATCATCGTTTGCCAGGAACTGCATACCACGTCGAAATCGCTGGTCCGGATAACAGGAGTAACGCCTGCGACAACGGCGAAGAggacgaagacgaagaagacgaGGACGACGAAGAGAATCTCGTGGAAGCGGCGTTGCCAGCCGTCGACAAGAAAAGACGTAAGGGGTTGCACCTGAGGAAGTTGAAGGCCAACTGCAAGCCGGAGGAGCTGCAGAAGCTGAAGTTGCAATGCGAA GTACTGATCCGCGATTGCATCGCTGGACTCTTGACGAATCTTTCGGTACGAGATTTCCAGGAAATGGAAG GAGAGTTGAATCGCGCGATATGCTGGTACCTTAGCTGCGACAGGTATTGGGAAGACACGAAAAAGCAACAGAGGCACACACCTTGGTACCTGTTAAGCATTTTTCTGCTCGTTCTGTCTTTGTCCATTTACGCGTGCTACTACATTATTTGGGTGCTGTTCAA TTCAGCAGAAGAAGACAGGTTGGATGGAACGGGAAGCTTAGATGGAGATCTAACGGCTACGTCCTCGTTACACGATCAGAGTGGTCCTGGCGACAGTAGAACCAGTGGCAGAAGAAAAGGTGAGCCAGGGGACGATAACCTGCCTTCGAACGAAGAAATGCCCGATCATTATATATACGTAACCTATCCACCCGAGCTAAAGCAGCGATTACTGGACAG TGATCTTCCTGGTTGCAGCTGCTACAATAGAACCACTCGACTATAA
- the LOC126872466 gene encoding uncharacterized protein LOC126872466: MTGVRQIFRCTRRLSQISESGTKVANQFARHTSTQARQKIMEDENGKKIFLSPFGEFTPTKMLVQEYIWKNATKFADNIALECSVTGRKYTYSEAKDATNYIGRSLINMGLRKGDVVALISPNYPEAILGTIGILEADLIVTTVNPTYTSDEIKRQLKIANAKAVITVAEIAPIVLQASRDILASGGHLVVIEDGSGPIPDGTVPFKDLIARGKTLPPITSYQMSPNDLAVLPFSSGTTGLPKGVMLTHNNLVSNMQMVEQTCEEKMWQTTTTDFQEVLPLILPFFHIFGLNGMVLPRIASGAKLITIPKFTPELFISVLMKHKVTGLYIVPPILLFLNACTYIKKQVYESMHHFISGAAPLSQTDVENFYQKYQLSPDQLKLCQGYGLTETSPVVTLDVGDSKPGSVGRNIVGCEVRLVDPSTNEDISEQGQVGEIWVRGPHVMKGYLNNESATNEMIVENGWLKTGDIAYYDKDSNFFITDRMKELIKVKGFQVPPAEMEAVLRSHPDIQEAAVIGVPDERCGEIPKAFVVTTKGSKVTEEDIKDFIKSKVSEYKQLRGGVTFINEIPKNASGKILRSKLRNECI, translated from the exons ATGACGGGCGTCAGGCAAATTTTTCGTTGCACTCGAAGACTAAGCCAGATATCGGAAAGCGGGACGAAAGTTGCAAACCAGTTCGCGAGACACACTTCTACACAGGCGCGACAGAAGATCATGGAGgatgaaaatggaaaaaagattTTCTTGTCGCCGTTCGGCGAGTTCACGCCCACCAAGATGCTCGTTCAGGAATACATCTGGAAAAATGCTACGAAATTCGCTGACAATATTGCGCTG GAGTGCTCGGTGACCGGAAGGAAGTATACGTACAGCGAAGCGAAGGACGCGACTAATTATATCGGAAGAAGTTTGATAAATATGGGTTTGAGAAAGGGCGACGTAGTGGCTTTGATATCGCCCAATTATCCGGAAGCGATTTTAGGTACTATCGGTATCCTAGAAGCCGATCTTATTGTTACTACAGTGAATCCTACCTATACGTCTG ATGAAATAAAGAGGCAACTGAAGATTGCCAACGCGAAGGCGGTCATTACAGTGGCAGAAATTGCACCGATCGTACTCCAAGCTTCGAGAGATATCCTCGCATCTGGAGGACACTTGGTGGTTATCGAGGATGGTAGCGGACCTATTCCCGATGGTACCGTGCCGTTTAAG GATCTCATTGCACGTGGCAAAACGTTACCGCCTATAACCAGTTATCAAATGTCTCCAAACGATTTGGCTGTTTTACCATTCTCCAGTGGAACGACAGGCTTACCAAAAGGGGTGATGTTGACGCATAATAATTTAGTCAGTAACATGCAAATGGTGGAACAGACGTGCGAAGAAAAAATGTGGCAAACTACAACGA CCGACTTCCAAGAAGTATTACCTTTAATATTACCTTTCTTCCATATTTTCGGGTTAAACGGCATGGTGTTACCGCGTATCGCTTCCGGtgcaaaattaattactatTCCCAAGTTCACGCCGGAACTATTTATTAGTGTTTTAATGAAACACAAG GTGACGGGTCTTTACATAGTCCCACCGATACTTCTGTTCTTGAACGCTTGTACATATATAAAGAAACAGGTTTACGAAAGCATGCATCACTTTATCAGTGGTGCGGCTCCGTTATCACAGACGGACGTAGAAAATTTCTATCAAAAGTATCAGTTAAGCCCTGATCAGTTGAAACTCTGTCAAG GATATGGATTGACGGAGACCTCGCCAGTTGTTACCTTGGATGTAGGTGATTCGAAACCAGGAAGTGTCGGAAGAAACATTGTTGGTTGCGAGGTACGACTAGTCGATCCAAGTACGAATGAAGATATTTCTGAACAAGGTCAAGTCGGTGAAATATGGGTCAGGGGGCCTCACGTTATGAAAGGTTACTTAAACAACGAAAGTGCCACGAACGAAATGATAGTCGAGAATGGCTGGCTGAAAACCGGGGACATTGCTTACTATGACAAAGACTCCAATTTCTTTATCACGGATAGAATGAAGGAGTTAATCAAAGTTAAAGGATTTCAG GTACCACCAGCTGAAATGGAAGCTGTACTAAGATCGCATCCAGACATCCAGGAAGCAGCTGTGATCGGTGTGCCGGACGAAAGATGCGGTGAGATACCGAAAGCTTTCGTAGTGACGACGAAAGGGTCAAAAGTGACTGAGGAAGACATTAAAGATTTCATTAAAAGCAAAGTGTCAGAATACAAACAGCTGCGAG